The Eleutherodactylus coqui strain aEleCoq1 chromosome 6, aEleCoq1.hap1, whole genome shotgun sequence genome window below encodes:
- the LOC136633252 gene encoding mothers against decapentaplegic homolog 4-like isoform X2 has translation MSLTPPNSSDACLSIVHSLMCHRQGGDNEGFAKRAIESLVKKLKEKKDELDSLITAITTNGVHPSKCVTIQRTLDGRLQVAGRKGFPHVIYARLWRWPDLHKNELKHVKFCQYAFDLKYDSVCVNPYHYERVVSPGIGLSIQSAGTPCRPVKEEYSTDCEMDAPLCLSASQELQPSMNHAPLPQMPPSDSYRPTLPPLTLPKSPQTSVSMYSNIPISPSVVPSCPLSSLTHNEGILPIVPPQQMISTSPPSTPNSQSNGYSSPPKQSYHGPLHQSSPQYSHPVSNHPGPEFWCSVAYFEMDIQVGEIFKVPSNCPVVTVDGYVDPSGGDRFCLGQLSNVHRTDTSERARLHIGKGVQLECRGEGDVWMRCLSDHAVFVQSYYLDREAGRAPGDAVHKIYPGAYIKVFDLRQCHRQMQQQAATAQAAAAAQAAAVAGTIPGPGSVGGIAPAVSLSAAAGIGVDDLRRLCILRLSFVKGWGPDYPRQSIKQTPCWIEVHLHRALQLLDEVLHTLPMSDPNSVN, from the exons ATGTCCCTCACCCCCCCAAACAGCAGCGATGCCTGCCTCAGCATCGTGCACAGCCTGATGTGCCACCGGCAGGGAGGGGACAACGAGGGCTTTGCCAAGAGAGCCATCGAGAGTCTGGTCAAGAAGCTCAAGGAGAAGAAGGATGAGTTGGACTCTCTGATAACCGCCATCACCACCAACGGGGTGCACCCCAGCAAGTGCGTTACCATCCAGCGGACCTTAGACGGGCGACTGCAG GTTGCTGGCAGGAAAGGATTCCCCCATGTGATTTATGCTCGCCTGTGGCGCTGGCCCGACTTGCACAAGAACGAGCTGAAACACGTTAAGTTCTGCCAGTATGCATTTGACCTGAAATACGACAGCGTGTGTGTGAACCCGTATCACTATGAGCGGGTGGTGTCCCCGGGCATTG GGCTGAGCATTCAGAGCGCTG GCACTCCATGCCGGCCGGTGAAGGAGGAATATTCAACGGACTGTGAGATGGATGCTCCTCTATGCCTTTCAGCATCTCAAGAACTTCAACCGTCCATGAACCATGCCCCCCTACCTCAAATGCCTCCTTCAGACTCTTACCGACCAACTCTTCCTCCTCTAACATTGCCCAAAAGCCCTCAAACATCTGTTAGCATGTACTCGAATATACCCATTTCCCCCTCAG TTGTTCCTAGTTGCCCGCTTTCATCTTTGACACATAATGAGGGCATCTTACCGATCGTACCTCCTCAGCAGATGATCTCCACATCACCCCCATCCACACCAAACTCGCAGAGTAATGGGTACTCGTCACCCCCCAAACAGTCTTATCACG GGCCTCTTCATCAGAGCTCTCCGCAGTACTCGCACCCTGTGTCCAATCATCCAG GCCCAGAATTTTGGTGTTCGGTTGCGTACTTTGAGATGGACATTCAGGTGGGAGAGATCTTTAAAGTGCCATCAAACTGCCCGGTGGTGACAGTAGACGGATATGTAGACCCGTCGGGAGGGGACAGGTTCTGTCTCGGACAGTTGTCGAATGTGCATCGTACAGATACGAGTGAACGGGCGAG GCTGCACATCGGGAAAGGTGTCCAATTAGAGTGCCGCGGAGAGGGAGACGTCTGGATGAGGTGTCTCAGTGATCACGCTGTGTTTGTGCAAAGCTATTACCTGGATAGAGAAGCCGGCCGAGCGCCAGGAGACGCCGTGCACAAGATTTACCCCGGAGCTTATATTAAG gtgtttgACTTGAGGCAGTGCCATCGACAGATGCAGCAACAGGCTGCCACGGCGCAGGCAGCGGCGGCAGCCCAGGCAGCGGCAGTGGCTGGAACCATCCCAGGCCCGGGGTCTGTGGGTGGCATTGCACCGGCTGTCA gtctctctgcagctgctggtatTGGCGTCGATGATCTCCGTCGCCTATGCATCCTCCGCCTCAGTTTCGTCAAGGGCTGGGGCCCCGACTACCCTCGTCAGAGCATCAAACAGACACCGTGCTGGATAGAAGTTCACCTCCATCGAGCACTTCAACTTTTAGATGAGGTTCTTCATACGCTGCCAATGTCAGATCCTAATTCAGTAAACTAG
- the LOC136633252 gene encoding mothers against decapentaplegic homolog 4-like isoform X1 gives MSLTPPNSSDACLSIVHSLMCHRQGGDNEGFAKRAIESLVKKLKEKKDELDSLITAITTNGVHPSKCVTIQRTLDGRLQVAGRKGFPHVIYARLWRWPDLHKNELKHVKFCQYAFDLKYDSVCVNPYHYERVVSPGIGLSIQSAGTPCRPVKEEYSTDCEMDAPLCLSASQELQPSMNHAPLPQMPPSDSYRPTLPPLTLPKSPQTSVSMYSNIPISPSVVPSCPLSSLTHNEGILPIVPPQQMISTSPPSTPNSQSNGYSSPPKQSYHASWTGSSTAVYAPSPVPQPNGRGSQQPPLHHPNHYWPLHQSSPQYSHPVSNHPGPEFWCSVAYFEMDIQVGEIFKVPSNCPVVTVDGYVDPSGGDRFCLGQLSNVHRTDTSERARLHIGKGVQLECRGEGDVWMRCLSDHAVFVQSYYLDREAGRAPGDAVHKIYPGAYIKVFDLRQCHRQMQQQAATAQAAAAAQAAAVAGTIPGPGSVGGIAPAVSLSAAAGIGVDDLRRLCILRLSFVKGWGPDYPRQSIKQTPCWIEVHLHRALQLLDEVLHTLPMSDPNSVN, from the exons ATGTCCCTCACCCCCCCAAACAGCAGCGATGCCTGCCTCAGCATCGTGCACAGCCTGATGTGCCACCGGCAGGGAGGGGACAACGAGGGCTTTGCCAAGAGAGCCATCGAGAGTCTGGTCAAGAAGCTCAAGGAGAAGAAGGATGAGTTGGACTCTCTGATAACCGCCATCACCACCAACGGGGTGCACCCCAGCAAGTGCGTTACCATCCAGCGGACCTTAGACGGGCGACTGCAG GTTGCTGGCAGGAAAGGATTCCCCCATGTGATTTATGCTCGCCTGTGGCGCTGGCCCGACTTGCACAAGAACGAGCTGAAACACGTTAAGTTCTGCCAGTATGCATTTGACCTGAAATACGACAGCGTGTGTGTGAACCCGTATCACTATGAGCGGGTGGTGTCCCCGGGCATTG GGCTGAGCATTCAGAGCGCTG GCACTCCATGCCGGCCGGTGAAGGAGGAATATTCAACGGACTGTGAGATGGATGCTCCTCTATGCCTTTCAGCATCTCAAGAACTTCAACCGTCCATGAACCATGCCCCCCTACCTCAAATGCCTCCTTCAGACTCTTACCGACCAACTCTTCCTCCTCTAACATTGCCCAAAAGCCCTCAAACATCTGTTAGCATGTACTCGAATATACCCATTTCCCCCTCAG TTGTTCCTAGTTGCCCGCTTTCATCTTTGACACATAATGAGGGCATCTTACCGATCGTACCTCCTCAGCAGATGATCTCCACATCACCCCCATCCACACCAAACTCGCAGAGTAATGGGTACTCGTCACCCCCCAAACAGTCTTATCACG cttcttggacAGGAAGCAGCACAGCAGTCTATGCCCCCAGTCCTGTACCCCAGCCTAATGGAAGGGGAAGCCAACAGCCACCGCTGCATCACCCAAACCATTACT GGCCTCTTCATCAGAGCTCTCCGCAGTACTCGCACCCTGTGTCCAATCATCCAG GCCCAGAATTTTGGTGTTCGGTTGCGTACTTTGAGATGGACATTCAGGTGGGAGAGATCTTTAAAGTGCCATCAAACTGCCCGGTGGTGACAGTAGACGGATATGTAGACCCGTCGGGAGGGGACAGGTTCTGTCTCGGACAGTTGTCGAATGTGCATCGTACAGATACGAGTGAACGGGCGAG GCTGCACATCGGGAAAGGTGTCCAATTAGAGTGCCGCGGAGAGGGAGACGTCTGGATGAGGTGTCTCAGTGATCACGCTGTGTTTGTGCAAAGCTATTACCTGGATAGAGAAGCCGGCCGAGCGCCAGGAGACGCCGTGCACAAGATTTACCCCGGAGCTTATATTAAG gtgtttgACTTGAGGCAGTGCCATCGACAGATGCAGCAACAGGCTGCCACGGCGCAGGCAGCGGCGGCAGCCCAGGCAGCGGCAGTGGCTGGAACCATCCCAGGCCCGGGGTCTGTGGGTGGCATTGCACCGGCTGTCA gtctctctgcagctgctggtatTGGCGTCGATGATCTCCGTCGCCTATGCATCCTCCGCCTCAGTTTCGTCAAGGGCTGGGGCCCCGACTACCCTCGTCAGAGCATCAAACAGACACCGTGCTGGATAGAAGTTCACCTCCATCGAGCACTTCAACTTTTAGATGAGGTTCTTCATACGCTGCCAATGTCAGATCCTAATTCAGTAAACTAG